The following are encoded together in the Gemmatimonadaceae bacterium genome:
- the rpoB gene encoding DNA-directed RNA polymerase subunit beta, with amino-acid sequence MNQISFAKLETGMDMPHLLDIQTRAFESLLQLDAASQEREDVGLERVFKDLFPITDVHENFSLEFVRYSLGEPKYTVAECIERDMTYSAPLKATLQLVIFEDTGDGKRPRNIIEKEVYLGELPLLTELGTFVINGAERVIVSQLHRSPGVVFEESTHPNGQRLLSSRIIPFRGSWVEFTVDIHDVIYVHIDKKKKFPATALLRAFGYGENRDILRLFFAERELDLTMKRETRNEQREILGAIIAEDVTLEGEVTASDAPKPKTKKAKLERERAEASLLVREGDELTDEVLNRLVRQGIDTVKVFASYTQIDLRDEQDAIDRGERDVRRTLARDVIDPETGEEVVEKGTVLTDGAIKKIRKADITKVHVFVASGRAESTLIKNTLAKDPTKHEEEALKQIYALLRPGDAPNRETAKQALERLFFSPKRYDLGRVGRYKINQRLRLNTSMSTTVLTKEDFVEIMRQLVELHEGRGDVDDIDQLGNRRIRSVGELIANQFSVGLSRMARLVKERMSINTDPEKISLDDLVNARTVSAVIQAFFGSSQLSQFMDQTNPLAELTHKRRLSALGPGGLTRERAGFEVRDVHYSQYGRMCPIETPEGPNIGLITSLACFARVNDLGFIETPYRVVKEGRLTGELVWLDANREEDAIIAQANSKLNADGTFVDELVLARKRGDLPLEPPSNIDYMDVAPEQLVSIAAALIPFLEHDDANRALMGSNMQRQAVPLLNPRTPLVGTGLEATVAVDSGAVIIARRAGIVTSVTADEIIVDAGLIGTPVAGDRPLARLGQLDRYKLKKYWRTNQDTAINQRPLVRMGQQVNKGEVLADGAATEMGQLALGANVRVAFMPWYGHNFEDAIVLSERLVKFDVFSSIHIQELELHVRDTKRGQEEITREIPNVAEESLTDLDERGIVRIGAHVKPGDILVGKITPKGETELSPEEKLLTAIFGEKAKDVKDSSLKVSPGMEGVVIDVKIFSRVEDQVVEKDRGERIGDVRRLEGEEKIRVNEVRDIELAALLEGEKVALALRAGTVEEAIAAGTTLTKELLSTVRFATLDLKTFRVESKKANDRVREIIDAGNEEKARIEERAEERIDRILQPDELPPGVIQLVKVYLAEKRKISVGDKMAGRHGNKGIVARIVPEEDMPFMPDGRPVDIVLNPLGVPSRMNVGQILETHLGWAARLLNFYAKTPVFEGANEREIGLLMKLAGVRWARETLSLGDGSSDATPQDVRHLLSDVKPDRRLPDKVELLHHATLNDLGGRNMSAETKALYNRTRDFLTQSAKTLAEREIAAVNAVLGMHRDNESELPGDRSSAIAILEAEAAMSPAETLQRIGQPALAAMLGAKSESDVEAASSELIRLAGLTPSGKVQLRDGRTGETFQAPVTVGEIYILKLSHLVDDKIHARSIGPYSLVTQQPLAGKAQFGGQRFGEMEVWALEAYGAAHTLQEILTVKSDDVNGRSRVYEAIVKGQNLPEPGIPESFNVLVKELQALGIKVTLGSTDGNGVDILDGGNNSGEE; translated from the coding sequence ATGAACCAGATCTCGTTTGCGAAGCTCGAGACGGGCATGGATATGCCCCATCTCCTCGACATCCAGACGCGCGCTTTTGAGTCGCTGCTGCAACTGGATGCCGCCTCGCAGGAGCGCGAAGACGTCGGCCTCGAGCGCGTCTTCAAGGACCTGTTCCCCATTACGGACGTCCACGAGAATTTCTCGCTCGAGTTCGTCCGGTACAGCCTGGGAGAGCCCAAGTACACGGTCGCCGAGTGCATCGAGCGCGACATGACGTACTCGGCGCCGCTCAAGGCCACGCTCCAACTGGTCATCTTTGAGGATACCGGCGACGGCAAACGTCCCCGGAACATCATCGAGAAGGAAGTCTATCTGGGCGAGCTGCCGCTGCTCACCGAGCTGGGCACCTTCGTCATCAATGGCGCCGAGCGCGTCATCGTCTCCCAGCTGCACCGCTCACCCGGTGTGGTGTTCGAGGAGTCGACACACCCCAACGGACAGCGCCTGCTGTCCTCGCGGATCATCCCGTTCCGCGGATCGTGGGTCGAGTTCACCGTGGACATCCACGACGTGATCTACGTCCACATCGACAAGAAGAAGAAGTTCCCGGCCACGGCGCTGTTGCGCGCGTTCGGCTACGGCGAGAACCGCGATATCCTGCGCCTGTTCTTCGCCGAGCGCGAACTCGATCTCACCATGAAGCGCGAGACGCGCAACGAGCAGCGGGAAATCCTCGGCGCGATTATCGCCGAAGACGTCACGCTCGAGGGTGAAGTCACCGCGTCCGACGCGCCGAAGCCCAAGACCAAGAAGGCCAAGCTGGAGCGTGAGCGCGCCGAAGCGTCGTTGCTGGTGCGCGAAGGCGATGAGCTGACCGACGAGGTGCTCAATCGCCTGGTGCGTCAGGGCATCGACACGGTGAAGGTGTTCGCGTCGTACACCCAGATCGATCTCCGCGACGAGCAGGATGCCATCGATCGCGGTGAACGCGATGTGCGCCGCACGCTGGCGCGCGACGTGATCGACCCGGAAACCGGCGAGGAAGTCGTCGAGAAGGGCACGGTGCTCACCGACGGCGCGATCAAGAAGATCCGCAAGGCCGACATCACCAAGGTGCACGTGTTCGTGGCCTCGGGACGTGCCGAGTCCACGCTGATCAAGAACACGCTGGCCAAGGATCCGACCAAGCACGAGGAAGAGGCGCTCAAGCAGATCTACGCGCTGCTCCGTCCGGGTGACGCGCCCAATCGCGAAACCGCGAAGCAGGCGCTCGAGCGGCTGTTCTTCTCGCCCAAGCGCTACGACCTCGGTCGCGTGGGTCGGTACAAGATCAACCAGCGCCTGCGCCTCAACACCTCGATGTCGACCACGGTGCTCACGAAGGAAGACTTCGTGGAAATCATGCGTCAGCTGGTCGAGTTGCATGAAGGCCGCGGCGACGTGGACGATATCGACCAGCTGGGCAACCGTCGCATCCGGTCGGTGGGTGAGTTGATTGCCAATCAGTTCTCCGTGGGTCTGTCGCGCATGGCGCGACTGGTCAAGGAGCGCATGTCGATCAACACCGATCCGGAAAAAATCTCGCTGGACGATCTCGTCAACGCGCGCACGGTCTCGGCCGTGATCCAGGCGTTCTTCGGATCATCGCAGCTGTCGCAGTTCATGGACCAGACCAATCCGCTGGCCGAGTTGACGCACAAGCGTCGCTTGTCGGCGCTTGGACCGGGCGGCCTCACGCGTGAGCGTGCCGGCTTCGAAGTCCGTGACGTGCACTATTCGCAGTACGGGCGCATGTGCCCCATCGAAACGCCGGAAGGTCCGAACATCGGCCTGATCACGTCGCTCGCCTGCTTTGCCCGCGTGAACGATCTCGGCTTCATCGAGACGCCGTATCGTGTGGTGAAGGAAGGACGGTTGACGGGCGAACTCGTGTGGCTCGATGCCAACCGGGAAGAGGACGCGATCATCGCGCAGGCGAATTCCAAGCTCAACGCCGATGGCACGTTCGTCGACGAGCTGGTGCTGGCGCGTAAGCGCGGCGATTTGCCCCTCGAGCCGCCGTCGAACATCGACTACATGGACGTGGCGCCGGAGCAGCTGGTCTCCATCGCCGCCGCGCTCATTCCGTTCCTCGAGCACGATGACGCCAATCGCGCGCTCATGGGCTCGAACATGCAACGGCAGGCCGTTCCGCTGCTCAACCCGCGCACACCGCTGGTGGGGACGGGACTCGAAGCCACGGTGGCCGTCGACTCGGGCGCGGTGATCATCGCGCGCCGGGCCGGTATCGTGACCAGTGTGACCGCCGACGAGATCATCGTCGACGCGGGCCTCATCGGCACGCCGGTGGCGGGCGACCGTCCGCTGGCGCGACTCGGCCAGCTTGATCGCTACAAGCTCAAGAAATACTGGCGCACCAATCAGGACACGGCCATCAACCAGCGCCCGCTCGTCCGCATGGGCCAGCAGGTGAACAAGGGTGAAGTGCTGGCCGACGGCGCCGCCACGGAAATGGGGCAGCTCGCGCTGGGCGCGAATGTCCGTGTGGCGTTCATGCCGTGGTACGGGCACAACTTCGAAGACGCCATCGTGCTCTCCGAGCGCCTGGTGAAATTCGACGTATTCTCGTCGATTCACATCCAGGAGCTCGAACTGCACGTGCGCGACACGAAGCGCGGGCAGGAAGAAATCACGCGCGAAATTCCGAACGTCGCCGAGGAGTCGCTGACCGACCTCGACGAGCGTGGCATCGTGCGCATCGGCGCGCATGTGAAGCCGGGCGACATTCTCGTCGGCAAGATCACGCCGAAGGGTGAGACCGAACTGTCGCCGGAAGAAAAGCTCCTCACGGCCATCTTCGGCGAAAAGGCCAAGGACGTGAAGGACTCGTCGCTCAAGGTGTCGCCGGGCATGGAAGGCGTGGTCATCGACGTGAAGATCTTCTCACGCGTGGAAGACCAGGTCGTCGAAAAGGACCGCGGTGAGCGCATCGGTGATGTGCGGCGTCTCGAAGGCGAGGAAAAAATCCGCGTCAACGAAGTGCGCGACATCGAACTGGCGGCGCTGCTGGAAGGGGAAAAGGTCGCGCTGGCGCTTCGGGCCGGCACGGTGGAAGAGGCGATCGCCGCGGGCACGACGCTCACGAAGGAGCTGCTGTCCACGGTGCGGTTTGCCACGCTTGATCTCAAGACGTTCCGCGTCGAAAGCAAGAAGGCCAACGATCGTGTGCGCGAAATCATCGATGCTGGCAACGAAGAGAAAGCCCGCATTGAGGAGCGCGCGGAAGAGCGTATCGACCGCATTCTGCAGCCCGATGAGTTGCCGCCGGGCGTGATCCAGTTGGTGAAGGTGTATCTGGCCGAGAAGCGCAAGATTTCGGTCGGTGACAAGATGGCCGGTCGTCACGGTAACAAGGGTATCGTGGCGCGCATCGTGCCTGAGGAAGACATGCCGTTCATGCCGGACGGTCGTCCGGTGGACATCGTGCTCAACCCGCTGGGCGTGCCGTCGCGTATGAATGTCGGGCAGATTCTCGAGACGCACCTTGGGTGGGCCGCGCGACTGCTCAACTTCTACGCCAAGACGCCCGTGTTCGAGGGCGCGAACGAACGCGAAATCGGTTTGCTGATGAAGCTGGCCGGTGTGCGCTGGGCGCGCGAAACGCTGTCGTTGGGTGACGGGTCCTCCGACGCCACGCCGCAGGATGTGCGTCATCTGCTGTCCGATGTGAAGCCCGATCGCCGCTTGCCGGACAAGGTCGAGCTGCTGCATCACGCCACCCTGAACGACTTGGGTGGGCGCAACATGTCGGCGGAAACGAAGGCGCTGTACAACCGCACGCGCGACTTCCTCACGCAGTCGGCCAAGACGCTGGCCGAGCGGGAGATTGCGGCGGTCAATGCCGTGCTGGGCATGCATCGCGACAACGAAAGCGAATTGCCGGGCGACCGTTCGTCGGCCATCGCGATTCTCGAGGCGGAAGCGGCGATGAGCCCGGCGGAAACGCTGCAGCGCATCGGGCAGCCGGCGTTGGCCGCGATGCTGGGTGCGAAGAGCGAGAGCGATGTCGAAGCGGCGAGTTCGGAGCTGATCCGACTGGCCGGACTGACGCCCTCGGGCAAAGTGCAACTGCGCGACGGACGCACGGGCGAAACGTTCCAGGCGCCGGTCACGGTTGGTGAGATCTACATCCTGAAGCTGTCTCACCTGGTCGACGACAAGATTCACGCGCGCTCCATCGGACCGTACTCGTTGGTCACGCAACAGCCGCTGGCCGGCAAGGCGCAGTTCGGCGGTCAGCGTTTCGGAGAAATGGAAGTGTGGGCGCTGGAGGCGTATGGCGCCGCGCACACCTTGCAGGAAATCCTGACGGTCAAGTCCGATGACGTGAACGGCCGAAGCCGTGTCTACGAGGCGATCGTAAAGGGGCAGAACCTGCCCGAACCCGGAATCCCGGAGTCGTTCAACGTGCTCGTCAAGGAACTGCAGGCGCTGGGCATCAAGGTCACGCTCGGTTCCACGGATGGAAACGGCGTCGACATCCTGGATGGCGGCAACAACAGCGGCGAGGAATAA
- the rplL gene encoding 50S ribosomal protein L7/L12, which produces MSKDEIIDAIGAMSVIELADLIETFKTKFNVTIAAVAAGGGGGGAAPAAAAEEQTEFTVVLKEAGGKKIQVIKVVREITGLGLKEAKDLVDGAPKAVKENVSKDEAATLKAKLEAEGAVVEVK; this is translated from the coding sequence CTGAGCAAGGACGAAATCATCGACGCGATCGGCGCGATGAGCGTCATCGAGTTGGCGGACCTGATCGAAACGTTCAAGACGAAGTTCAACGTCACCATCGCGGCCGTTGCGGCTGGCGGCGGCGGCGGCGGCGCGGCCCCGGCGGCGGCGGCGGAAGAGCAGACCGAATTCACGGTCGTGCTCAAGGAAGCCGGCGGGAAGAAGATCCAGGTCATCAAGGTCGTCCGTGAAATCACGGGCCTCGGCTTGAAGGAAGCCAAGGACCTCGTGGACGGCGCGCCGAAGGCCGTGAAGGAAAACGTGTCCAAGGACGAAGCGGCGACGCTCAAGGCCAAGCTGGAAGCCGAAGGCGCTGTCGTCGAAGTCAAGTAA
- a CDS encoding 50S ribosomal protein L10, producing MKAKPKAKKSDKQVLVDGLREKLGTASAVYYTDFTGLNVKRMTELRRRLKKAGVEYVVIKNTLALRAVNESGMVSQRLKGPTGVVVAKDAITAAKVLSDFAKENDQRPSVKGGVYEGNAVDEAMVKKLATLPTRDEALSIFAGYLNSIPMMFALALDARKAQLEGSN from the coding sequence ATGAAAGCAAAACCCAAGGCAAAAAAGAGCGATAAGCAAGTGCTCGTCGACGGGCTTCGCGAGAAGCTCGGCACGGCCAGCGCGGTGTACTACACCGACTTCACGGGGTTGAACGTGAAGCGCATGACGGAGCTGCGCCGCCGCCTGAAGAAGGCCGGTGTCGAGTACGTCGTGATCAAGAACACGCTGGCCCTCCGCGCCGTGAACGAAAGCGGCATGGTGTCCCAGCGTTTGAAGGGTCCGACGGGAGTGGTGGTGGCCAAGGATGCCATCACCGCGGCCAAGGTCCTCTCCGATTTTGCCAAGGAGAACGATCAGCGGCCGTCGGTGAAGGGCGGTGTCTACGAGGGCAATGCGGTGGACGAGGCGATGGTCAAGAAGTTGGCCACGCTTCCGACGCGTGATGAGGCGCTCTCGATCTTCGCCGGCTACCTCAACAGCATCCCGATGATGTTCGCCCTCGCCCTCGACGCCCGTAAGGCGCAGCTCGAAGGCTCTAACTGA
- a CDS encoding 50S ribosomal protein L1 — MQTNGKKYRGASERRQVGVPYEAKKAIALVKQMSFAKFDETVEVAIRLGVDPRHADQVVRGTVVLPSGTGKTMRVLVIATGPKAQEAQDAGADFVGTEFLAKIKEGWLDFDVLIATPDQMGQLGQLGRVLGPRGLMPNPKAGTVTFDVAKAVRESKGGKIEFRVDKGGNVHAPIGKVSFAPEALELNFSALMDTIVRAKPPAAKGVYIRNVAISSTMGPGVTIDTTPYR, encoded by the coding sequence ATGCAGACGAACGGAAAGAAGTACCGTGGCGCGAGTGAGCGCCGCCAGGTGGGAGTGCCGTACGAGGCGAAGAAGGCGATCGCGCTGGTCAAGCAGATGAGCTTTGCGAAATTCGACGAGACCGTTGAAGTCGCGATTCGTCTGGGTGTCGATCCCCGTCACGCCGATCAGGTGGTCCGTGGCACCGTCGTATTGCCGTCAGGGACGGGCAAGACGATGCGCGTGCTGGTGATCGCCACCGGCCCCAAGGCGCAGGAAGCCCAGGATGCCGGCGCGGATTTTGTCGGCACCGAATTCCTCGCCAAGATCAAGGAAGGGTGGCTCGACTTCGACGTGCTGATTGCCACGCCGGACCAGATGGGACAACTCGGCCAGTTGGGCCGGGTGCTCGGTCCGCGCGGCTTGATGCCGAATCCGAAGGCCGGCACCGTCACGTTCGACGTGGCGAAAGCCGTGCGCGAGTCCAAGGGTGGCAAGATCGAGTTCCGCGTCGACAAGGGAGGCAACGTGCATGCCCCCATCGGCAAGGTGTCGTTCGCGCCCGAAGCCCTCGAGTTGAACTTCTCGGCCTTGATGGACACCATCGTGCGCGCCAAGCCGCCTGCGGCCAAGGGCGTGTATATCCGCAACGTCGCGATCTCCAGCACCATGGGACCCGGCGTCACCATCGACACCACGCCGTACCGGTAA
- the rplK gene encoding 50S ribosomal protein L11, with amino-acid sequence MAKKVTGFVKLQIPSGKANPAPPVGTALGPQGINIMAFCKEFNARTQGGDMIIPVEVTIYGDKSFTFILKTPPAAELIKKEVGVEKGSGQPNKVKVGTISRAQLKKIAELKMPDLNCDSVDSAIAMMAGAARSMGITVKD; translated from the coding sequence ATGGCAAAGAAGGTCACTGGATTCGTCAAGCTGCAGATTCCAAGCGGCAAGGCGAACCCGGCGCCGCCCGTGGGTACGGCTCTCGGCCCCCAGGGAATCAACATCATGGCATTCTGCAAAGAGTTCAACGCTCGGACGCAGGGTGGTGATATGATCATCCCGGTCGAAGTCACGATCTACGGAGACAAGTCGTTCACGTTCATCCTGAAGACTCCGCCGGCGGCGGAGCTCATCAAGAAGGAAGTGGGCGTCGAAAAGGGGTCGGGTCAGCCGAACAAGGTGAAGGTGGGAACGATTTCCCGCGCGCAGCTCAAGAAGATCGCCGAGCTCAAGATGCCCGATCTCAACTGCGATTCCGTCGACAGTGCCATCGCGATGATGGCCGGTGCGGCGCGTTCGATGGGCATCACGGTGAAGGACTGA
- the nusG gene encoding transcription termination/antitermination factor NusG has protein sequence MQRLIQRKIDMDTATPENRLIRQALVPTQEVVEIKNGKKVTVERKIFPGYVLVEMVASQDTLHEINAIQGVIKFVGKDKDPMPLRDDEVRRLLGVIDATDEAPVKEEIPFLIGQPVAITEGPFADFNGTVEEVLPDKGKVRVSVSLFGRPTSVELDYLQLRGY, from the coding sequence GTGCAGCGCCTGATCCAGCGAAAAATCGACATGGATACGGCGACGCCCGAAAATCGCCTGATTCGTCAGGCGCTCGTGCCTACGCAGGAAGTGGTGGAAATCAAGAACGGCAAGAAGGTCACCGTCGAACGGAAGATCTTCCCCGGATACGTCCTCGTGGAAATGGTGGCCAGTCAGGACACCTTGCACGAGATCAACGCCATCCAGGGTGTGATCAAGTTCGTCGGCAAGGACAAGGATCCGATGCCCCTGCGTGACGACGAAGTCCGTCGTCTGCTCGGCGTGATCGACGCGACCGACGAGGCCCCGGTGAAGGAAGAGATTCCATTCCTGATCGGTCAGCCGGTGGCGATTACCGAGGGCCCGTTCGCCGATTTCAACGGCACGGTCGAGGAAGTACTGCCGGACAAGGGCAAGGTGCGCGTCTCGGTCAGTTTGTTTGGCCGCCCGACGAGTGTTGAGCTCGACTACCTGCAGTTGAGAGGGTACTGA
- the secE gene encoding preprotein translocase subunit SecE, with translation MSAPVEVARPGLGTRLVAFYHDVIAEMKKVTWPDRPQLQQATIQIIVFVLILGAVIALLDVALQALLVKLPSMLMSR, from the coding sequence ATGAGCGCACCGGTGGAAGTGGCCCGTCCAGGGCTTGGCACGCGGCTGGTCGCGTTCTACCACGACGTGATCGCCGAAATGAAGAAGGTGACCTGGCCCGATCGCCCGCAGCTGCAGCAGGCGACGATCCAGATCATCGTGTTCGTGCTGATCCTCGGTGCCGTGATTGCGCTGCTTGACGTGGCATTGCAGGCGCTGCTGGTGAAGTTGCCGTCGATGTTGATGAGCCGCTGA
- the rpmG gene encoding 50S ribosomal protein L33, with amino-acid sequence MAREKIILGCTECKNRNYFTMKNKRLHPERVEWKKYCPRCNAHQLHKETK; translated from the coding sequence ATGGCGCGCGAGAAAATCATCCTCGGATGCACCGAGTGTAAGAACCGCAACTACTTCACGATGAAGAACAAGCGCCTGCATCCGGAGCGCGTGGAGTGGAAGAAGTACTGCCCACGTTGTAACGCGCATCAGCTGCATAAGGAAACGAAGTAG
- a CDS encoding cysteine--tRNA ligase encodes MPEFRLYNTLTRRVEPFAPADGQTVRMYTCGPTVYNPAHLGNFRTFLFEDLLRRVIRLAGWQVEQVMNLTDVDDKIINKAAKEGKTITQITAPYTVMFHEDRRYLRIEDAERYPEATTHIPEMIALVERLVANHVAYIADDGSVYFAIDRFADYGKLSQLDKRELRTGARVAQDEYAKENAQDFALWKAAKPEDEATGAAWDSPWGRGRPGWHLECSAMAMKYLGETFDLHAGGIDLIFPHHEDEIAQSEAATGKTFARCWCHGEFLLTDGTKMAKRVGNVTNVQEMRRQDISGTVYRHFVFSAHYRQQLNLGEESFDQSRTAVRRIGTFAERLASATGGTAALADAATHAERTFIEALYDDLNAPRAMAALFTFITDANRELDIGGSDAAALERARAAFRLMDAVLDLVPEQEVPEDLEHWVEERLQARKAARGRGDFAAADAIRAELLARGILIEDSANGTRWRKL; translated from the coding sequence ATGCCCGAGTTCCGCCTGTACAACACGCTCACGCGCCGCGTTGAGCCGTTCGCACCCGCCGATGGTCAGACGGTGCGCATGTACACGTGCGGACCCACCGTCTACAACCCGGCGCACCTGGGCAACTTTCGCACGTTCCTGTTTGAGGATCTGCTGCGGCGTGTGATTCGACTTGCCGGTTGGCAGGTTGAGCAGGTGATGAACCTGACGGATGTGGACGACAAGATCATCAACAAGGCGGCCAAGGAAGGCAAGACGATCACGCAGATCACCGCGCCGTACACGGTGATGTTTCATGAGGATCGTCGGTATCTGCGTATTGAAGATGCGGAACGCTATCCTGAGGCCACCACGCACATCCCCGAGATGATCGCGTTGGTGGAGCGTCTGGTGGCCAACCACGTGGCGTACATCGCCGATGACGGATCCGTGTATTTCGCCATCGATCGTTTTGCCGACTATGGCAAGTTGTCGCAGCTGGACAAGCGGGAATTGCGCACGGGTGCGCGTGTCGCGCAGGACGAGTATGCCAAGGAGAACGCGCAGGATTTCGCGCTCTGGAAGGCGGCCAAGCCGGAAGACGAAGCCACGGGAGCCGCCTGGGATTCCCCGTGGGGACGCGGACGTCCGGGGTGGCACCTGGAATGCTCCGCGATGGCCATGAAGTATCTGGGTGAGACGTTCGATCTGCATGCGGGCGGCATCGATCTGATCTTCCCGCACCATGAGGACGAGATCGCGCAGTCGGAAGCGGCCACGGGAAAAACGTTTGCGCGGTGCTGGTGCCATGGCGAGTTCCTGCTCACCGACGGCACGAAGATGGCCAAGCGCGTGGGCAACGTGACCAACGTGCAGGAGATGCGGCGGCAGGATATTTCCGGCACCGTGTATCGGCACTTTGTGTTCAGCGCCCACTACCGCCAGCAACTCAATCTGGGTGAGGAGTCCTTCGATCAGTCGCGCACGGCGGTGCGGCGCATCGGCACGTTTGCGGAGCGGTTGGCGTCGGCCACGGGCGGGACGGCGGCGCTGGCCGATGCGGCGACACACGCGGAGCGGACATTTATTGAGGCACTGTACGACGACCTGAACGCGCCGCGCGCGATGGCGGCGCTGTTCACCTTCATTACCGATGCCAACCGCGAGTTGGACATTGGTGGATCGGATGCCGCCGCACTCGAGCGGGCACGGGCGGCCTTCCGGTTGATGGACGCCGTCCTCGATCTTGTCCCTGAGCAGGAGGTCCCGGAGGATCTTGAGCACTGGGTGGAGGAACGGCTGCAGGCGCGGAAGGCGGCGCGTGGGCGGGGCGATTTCGCGGCCGCCGACGCCATCCGGGCCGAGCTGTTGGCCCGTGGTATCCTGATCGAGGATTCGGCGAACGGGACGCGCTGGAGGAAGCTGTAG